From Mycteria americana isolate JAX WOST 10 ecotype Jacksonville Zoo and Gardens chromosome 4, USCA_MyAme_1.0, whole genome shotgun sequence, one genomic window encodes:
- the HELT gene encoding hairy and enhancer of split-related protein HELT isoform X1, producing MASKLKERRRTPVSHKVIEKRRRDRINRCLTELGKTVPMALAKQSSGKLEKAEILEMTVQYLRALHSADFPRGREKAELLSEFANYFHYGYHECMKNLVHYLTTVERMETKDTKYARILAFLQSKARFVTEPLFTSLGSLPEPDFSYQLHAGPECPGHGHSPGEAVLQPPSGGPFPWHGAARSPSLPYHLPNAAVPLASPGQQRSTFLSSVQGLDRHYLNLLGHSHPNAFGLPPGQHPSML from the exons ATGGCCTCCAAGCTCAAGGAGCGGAGG AGGACGCCGGTTTCCCACAAAGTGATTGAGAAGCGGAGGAGGGACCGCATCAACCGCTGCCTCACCGAGCTGGGGAAGACGGTGCCCATGGCTCTGGCCAAGCAG AGCTCGGGGAAGCTGGAGAAAGCGGAGATCCTGGAGATGACGGTGCAGTACCTGCGGGCCCTGCACTCGGCGGACTTCCCCCGCGGCCGGGAGAAGG cagagctgctctccgaGTTCGCCAACTACTTCCACTACGGCTACCACGAGTGCATGAAGAACCTGGTCCACTACCTGACGACGGTGGAGCGGATGGAGACCAAAGACACCAAATACGCCCGCATCCTGGCCTTCCTCCAGTCCAAAGCGCGCTTCGTCACCGAGCCCCTCTTCACCTCCCTGGGCTCCCTCCCGGAGCCGGACTTTTCCTACCAGCTGCACGCCGGGCCCGAGTGCCCCGGGCACGGCCACAGCCCCGGCGAGGCCGTGCTCCAGCCGCCCTCGGGGGGGCCCTTCCCGTGGCACGgcgccgcccgcagcccctcCCTGCCCTACCACCTCCCCAACGCCGCCGTGCCCCTCGCCAGCCCCGGCCAGCAGCGCAGCACCTTCCTCTCCTCCGTGCAGGGGCTGGACCGCCACTACCTCAACCTCCTCGGCCATTCCCACCCCAACGCCttcgggctgcccccgggccagcacCCCTCCATGCTATAG
- the HELT gene encoding hairy and enhancer of split-related protein HELT isoform X2: MASKLKERRRTPVSHKVIEKRRRDRINRCLTELGKTVPMALAKQSSGKLEKAEILEMTVQYLRALHSADFPRGREKELLSEFANYFHYGYHECMKNLVHYLTTVERMETKDTKYARILAFLQSKARFVTEPLFTSLGSLPEPDFSYQLHAGPECPGHGHSPGEAVLQPPSGGPFPWHGAARSPSLPYHLPNAAVPLASPGQQRSTFLSSVQGLDRHYLNLLGHSHPNAFGLPPGQHPSML; this comes from the exons ATGGCCTCCAAGCTCAAGGAGCGGAGG AGGACGCCGGTTTCCCACAAAGTGATTGAGAAGCGGAGGAGGGACCGCATCAACCGCTGCCTCACCGAGCTGGGGAAGACGGTGCCCATGGCTCTGGCCAAGCAG AGCTCGGGGAAGCTGGAGAAAGCGGAGATCCTGGAGATGACGGTGCAGTACCTGCGGGCCCTGCACTCGGCGGACTTCCCCCGCGGCCGGGAGAAGG agctgctctccgaGTTCGCCAACTACTTCCACTACGGCTACCACGAGTGCATGAAGAACCTGGTCCACTACCTGACGACGGTGGAGCGGATGGAGACCAAAGACACCAAATACGCCCGCATCCTGGCCTTCCTCCAGTCCAAAGCGCGCTTCGTCACCGAGCCCCTCTTCACCTCCCTGGGCTCCCTCCCGGAGCCGGACTTTTCCTACCAGCTGCACGCCGGGCCCGAGTGCCCCGGGCACGGCCACAGCCCCGGCGAGGCCGTGCTCCAGCCGCCCTCGGGGGGGCCCTTCCCGTGGCACGgcgccgcccgcagcccctcCCTGCCCTACCACCTCCCCAACGCCGCCGTGCCCCTCGCCAGCCCCGGCCAGCAGCGCAGCACCTTCCTCTCCTCCGTGCAGGGGCTGGACCGCCACTACCTCAACCTCCTCGGCCATTCCCACCCCAACGCCttcgggctgcccccgggccagcacCCCTCCATGCTATAG